The DNA region CCCAACGGCCAATCCCCTGAGCAAAAATAATACTAGGGGCTACGGTATCCGCTAATCTCCAGAAATGCAGATTCCTCTTTTTCGTAAAGACGATGAGGGTGATCACGGCCGCAATCAGCACCCCGTGAATGGCAAGCCCACCTTCCCATACCGCGATAATGTCAACAGGGTTCTGTGAGTAGTACTCCCATTCAAAAATGACATAGTACAAGCGTCCACCTAAGATACCTGCGGGTACACCGTATAAAACAAGGTCTAAAAACGTATCCGGGACGATGCCATGTTTTTTCCCCTCTCGTATGGATAGTGTGAGGGCTACAAACACAGCAAAACCTAATATCAAGCCATACCAATGTACGGTTAATGGGCCTAACTCTAAAGCAATCGGACTTAATGGTTCAATCTGCTCAACTGCTTCATTCATTTAATCTGTCTCCTCTCTCGCTTGATATAACATTCTCGCAATGAGCATATATCATCATTTTTTCCACTCGTTTTAGTAGAAATGATATTCATTACTTCTAGGGCATCTCCAGACTCAATCTACAGTTCACTCAATCTACAGCTCTTCATTATCTTCACTTAGGATCGTGTCTTTTAGTCTGTTGTCGAAGGCTTCCGCTGCATTATATCCCATGCGCTTCAAACGGAAGTTCATTGCGGCGACTTCAACAATAACAGCTAAATTTCTACCTGGTCTCACAGGAACGGTAATCTGTGGGATTTGGGCGTCTAAGACTTCGAGCTGTTCTTCATCTAAACCGAGACGATCATACTGCTTATTCTGATCCCAATTCTCCAAACGACAGACAATGGCAATTTTCTTAAAGTTTCGGACTGCCCCCGCACCGAATAAGGTCATCACATTGATAATACCAACACCCCGTATTTCTAATAAGTGACGGATCAATTCAGGCGCATGACCAATGAGGATATCCTCGGCCGTTTGTCTAATGATGACATTATCATCAGCGACTAAGCGATGCCCTCTTTTAACCAACTCAAGTGCTGTTTCACTCTTTCCTATACCACTACTCCCCGTAATCAGCACACCTATCCCGTAGATATCGACGAGCACGCCATGCATTGTTGTGCTAGGAGCCAAGCGGCTCTCAAGATAGTTGGTTAATTTGCTAATGACCTGTGTCGTGGCTAATGGGCTTCTTAACACAGGAACATTATATGTTTGTGAGGCTTGAATCAACTCATCAGGCACATTGAGCCCTCTAGAAATACAGATACAAGGGGTCTCCTCCTGACATAATCGATTCATACGGATCACTTTGTCTTCAGGATCAATACCACTAAAAAAGGTCAACTCCGTCTTACCCAACAGCTGTACGCGTTCCGCTGGATAATACGTGAAGTAACCTGCTAGTTCGATACCAGGCCGTGAAATATCACTTGTTGTAACCGTGCGTTCTAAGTACTGTTCGCCTGTAATCACTTCAAAATTAAATTGTTCGACCAACTCTTTGACCTTTATAGGGCTCATGCTTTTACTCCTTTTGAATGAATCATCATTAAAATCTTAACCGATTGATTTTTCCCTTAGTCTATCTTAGGCAAGATATGTATAGTTTATCATTAAATATAAAAAAGAAGCTAGCCTTTTAGACGTAGCTTC from Caldalkalibacillus salinus includes:
- the hprK gene encoding HPr(Ser) kinase/phosphatase, translating into MSPIKVKELVEQFNFEVITGEQYLERTVTTSDISRPGIELAGYFTYYPAERVQLLGKTELTFFSGIDPEDKVIRMNRLCQEETPCICISRGLNVPDELIQASQTYNVPVLRSPLATTQVISKLTNYLESRLAPSTTMHGVLVDIYGIGVLITGSSGIGKSETALELVKRGHRLVADDNVIIRQTAEDILIGHAPELIRHLLEIRGVGIINVMTLFGAGAVRNFKKIAIVCRLENWDQNKQYDRLGLDEEQLEVLDAQIPQITVPVRPGRNLAVIVEVAAMNFRLKRMGYNAAEAFDNRLKDTILSEDNEEL